From a single Miscanthus floridulus cultivar M001 chromosome 8, ASM1932011v1, whole genome shotgun sequence genomic region:
- the LOC136473995 gene encoding sucrose transport protein SUT5-like isoform X2: protein MLVSSAAAAMDGDGKEDANKQRLDWATMNLERGVVGGEKNGGNASRKPPIGIVRLFLACMISGGIQYGWALQLSLLSPYSQTLGISHSYVSLTWICGPIAGFVVQPIVGYYSDRCTSKMGRRRPFILAGCIIICLSVMIIGFSADIGRRMGDTKEHCSTFTGSRWYAAAVYIVGFWFLDFANNTVQGPARAMMADLAAGQHGPNVGQAIFSLWMALGSVLGYLAGANAKWHEWLPWLKTAACCDACANLKGSFLTAVILIILTMSVTLWLAGEEVVDKDNVDASGGGACSAFVDLFKSLKNLPPAMFSVLAVTAVTWLSWFPFIQYNTDWMGREIFHGEPQGAGGKADLYDAGVREGAVGLLFCSIALGVTSFLIPKLCRKLTSRVVWSISNLMVFVLMTAMVVLGIVSMKGYRPSLAASLSAGPEHRFKSGALAIFALTGIPQAVLFSVPWAVVSEVAAEEGGGQGLTIGVLNIAIVLPQLVIALSAGPIDGAFNKGNTPALGIGGVFALICAVLALVLLPKTRGVSHAAVMAGGGH, encoded by the exons ATGCTTGTTTCGTCCGCCGCCGCAGCCATGGACGGTGACGGCAAGGAGGACGCCAACAAGCAGCGCCTCGACTGGGCCACCATGAACCTGGAGCGCGGCGTCGTCGGCGGCGAGAAGAATGGCGGCAATGCGAGCCGGAAGCCGCCGATAGGCATCGTCCGGCTCTTCTTGGCCTGCATGATCTCCGGCGGCATCCAGTACGGCTGGGCGCTGCAGCTCTCCCTCCTCTCGCCCTACTCTCAG ACTCTTGGGATCTCCCACAGCTACGTGTCTCTGACATGGATCTGCGGGCCTATCGCCGGATTTGTG GTGCAACCCATCGTGGGCTACTACAGCGACCGGTGCACGTCGAAGATGGGCCGGAGGAGGCCCTTCATCCTCGCTGGATGCATCATCATCTGCCTCTCT GTGATGATTATCGGGTTCTCGGCGGACATCGGGCGGCGCATGGGTGACACCAAGGAGCACTGCAGCACGTTCACCGGCTCCCGCTGGTACGCCGCCGCCGTCTACATTGTCGGCTTCTGGTTCCTCGACTTTGCCAACAACACCGTCCAGGGACCGGCTCGCGCGATGATGGCCGACCTCGCCG CTGGACAGCACGGGCCCAACGTTGGCCAGGCCATCTTCTCCCTGTGGATGGCTCTCGGCAGCGTGCTCGGATACTTGGCCGGCGCCAACGCGAAATGGCACGA GTGGCTCCCTTGGCTCAAAACCGCGGCGTGCTGCGATGCCTGCGCCAACCTCAAGGGCTCCTTCTTGACTGCGGTG ATCCTCATTATACTCACCATGTCGGTCACCTTGTGGCTCGCCGGCGAGGAAGTAGTCGACAAGGACAACGTCGACgcctccggcggcggcgcgtgcTCCGCGTTCGTCGATCTCTTCAAGAGCCTCAAGAACCTGCCCCCTGCCATGTTCAGCGTGCTCGCCGTCACGGCCGTCACCTGG CTCTCGTGGTTCCCGTTCATCCAGTACAACACGGACTGGATGGGGCGGGAGATCTTCCACGGCGAGCCGCAGGGCGCGGGCGGCAAGGCGGACCTGTACGACGCGGGCGTCCGCGAGGGCGCCgtgggcctcctcttctgctccATCGCGCTGGGCGTCACCTCCTTCCTCATCCCCAAGCTGTGCAGGAAGCTCACGTCCCGGGTCGTCTGGTCCATCAGCAACCTCATGGTGTTCGTCCTCATGACGGCCATGGTCGTCCTCGGCATCGTCTCCATGAAGGGCTACAGGCCCTCGCTCGCCGCCTCCCTCTCCGCCGGCCCCGAACATAGGTTCAAGAGCGGCGCACTCGCTATCTTCGCCCTCACCGGCATCCCTCAGGCC GTGCTGTTCAGTGTACCTTGGGCCGTTGTGTCTGAGGTTGCCGCTGAGGAGGGCGGTGGCCAAGGTCTCACCATTGGCGTCCTCAACATTGCCATCGTCCTTCCACAGCTGGTGATCGCGCTCAGCGCAGGCCCCATCGACGGCGCCTTCAACAAAGGGAACACCCCGGCCTTGGGCATCGGCGGCGTCTTCGCCCTCATTTGCGCGGTCCTGGCGCTCGTCCTTCTCCCAAAGACGAGAGGCGTGTCCCACGCCGCCGTCATGGCCGGCGGCGGCCACTGA
- the LOC136473995 gene encoding sucrose transport protein SUT5-like isoform X1 codes for MLVSSAAAAMDGDGKEDANKQRLDWATMNLERGVVGGEKNGGNASRKPPIGIVRLFLACMISGGIQYGWALQLSLLSPYSQTLGISHSYVSLTWICGPIAGFVVQPIVGYYSDRCTSKMGRRRPFILAGCIIICLSVMIIGFSADIGRRMGDTKEHCSTFTGSRWYAAAVYIVGFWFLDFANNTVQGPARAMMADLAGEHVFRCRFLYLNSITRTQRSAGLVMLMFVCSFTAAAGQHGPNVGQAIFSLWMALGSVLGYLAGANAKWHEWLPWLKTAACCDACANLKGSFLTAVILIILTMSVTLWLAGEEVVDKDNVDASGGGACSAFVDLFKSLKNLPPAMFSVLAVTAVTWLSWFPFIQYNTDWMGREIFHGEPQGAGGKADLYDAGVREGAVGLLFCSIALGVTSFLIPKLCRKLTSRVVWSISNLMVFVLMTAMVVLGIVSMKGYRPSLAASLSAGPEHRFKSGALAIFALTGIPQAVLFSVPWAVVSEVAAEEGGGQGLTIGVLNIAIVLPQLVIALSAGPIDGAFNKGNTPALGIGGVFALICAVLALVLLPKTRGVSHAAVMAGGGH; via the exons ATGCTTGTTTCGTCCGCCGCCGCAGCCATGGACGGTGACGGCAAGGAGGACGCCAACAAGCAGCGCCTCGACTGGGCCACCATGAACCTGGAGCGCGGCGTCGTCGGCGGCGAGAAGAATGGCGGCAATGCGAGCCGGAAGCCGCCGATAGGCATCGTCCGGCTCTTCTTGGCCTGCATGATCTCCGGCGGCATCCAGTACGGCTGGGCGCTGCAGCTCTCCCTCCTCTCGCCCTACTCTCAG ACTCTTGGGATCTCCCACAGCTACGTGTCTCTGACATGGATCTGCGGGCCTATCGCCGGATTTGTG GTGCAACCCATCGTGGGCTACTACAGCGACCGGTGCACGTCGAAGATGGGCCGGAGGAGGCCCTTCATCCTCGCTGGATGCATCATCATCTGCCTCTCT GTGATGATTATCGGGTTCTCGGCGGACATCGGGCGGCGCATGGGTGACACCAAGGAGCACTGCAGCACGTTCACCGGCTCCCGCTGGTACGCCGCCGCCGTCTACATTGTCGGCTTCTGGTTCCTCGACTTTGCCAACAACACCGTCCAGGGACCGGCTCGCGCGATGATGGCCGACCTCGCCGGTGAGCATGTGTTTCGCTGCCGGTTTCTGTATCTGAACTCGATCACACGCACGCAGCGTAGCGCAGGATTAGTGATGCTAATGTTTGTTTGTTCATTTACTGCTGCAGCTGGACAGCACGGGCCCAACGTTGGCCAGGCCATCTTCTCCCTGTGGATGGCTCTCGGCAGCGTGCTCGGATACTTGGCCGGCGCCAACGCGAAATGGCACGA GTGGCTCCCTTGGCTCAAAACCGCGGCGTGCTGCGATGCCTGCGCCAACCTCAAGGGCTCCTTCTTGACTGCGGTG ATCCTCATTATACTCACCATGTCGGTCACCTTGTGGCTCGCCGGCGAGGAAGTAGTCGACAAGGACAACGTCGACgcctccggcggcggcgcgtgcTCCGCGTTCGTCGATCTCTTCAAGAGCCTCAAGAACCTGCCCCCTGCCATGTTCAGCGTGCTCGCCGTCACGGCCGTCACCTGG CTCTCGTGGTTCCCGTTCATCCAGTACAACACGGACTGGATGGGGCGGGAGATCTTCCACGGCGAGCCGCAGGGCGCGGGCGGCAAGGCGGACCTGTACGACGCGGGCGTCCGCGAGGGCGCCgtgggcctcctcttctgctccATCGCGCTGGGCGTCACCTCCTTCCTCATCCCCAAGCTGTGCAGGAAGCTCACGTCCCGGGTCGTCTGGTCCATCAGCAACCTCATGGTGTTCGTCCTCATGACGGCCATGGTCGTCCTCGGCATCGTCTCCATGAAGGGCTACAGGCCCTCGCTCGCCGCCTCCCTCTCCGCCGGCCCCGAACATAGGTTCAAGAGCGGCGCACTCGCTATCTTCGCCCTCACCGGCATCCCTCAGGCC GTGCTGTTCAGTGTACCTTGGGCCGTTGTGTCTGAGGTTGCCGCTGAGGAGGGCGGTGGCCAAGGTCTCACCATTGGCGTCCTCAACATTGCCATCGTCCTTCCACAGCTGGTGATCGCGCTCAGCGCAGGCCCCATCGACGGCGCCTTCAACAAAGGGAACACCCCGGCCTTGGGCATCGGCGGCGTCTTCGCCCTCATTTGCGCGGTCCTGGCGCTCGTCCTTCTCCCAAAGACGAGAGGCGTGTCCCACGCCGCCGTCATGGCCGGCGGCGGCCACTGA